The Cannabis sativa cultivar Pink pepper isolate KNU-18-1 chromosome 8, ASM2916894v1, whole genome shotgun sequence genomic interval GGATAGTAAAATATCATCCTGGAATTGATAAGACTTGTCTCTTTTGTAGCAGTGAAGATGAGACAATGGAACATCTATTTTTTGAATGTCATATTGGGCAGGTATGCATTAATCAAGTGAAAAGCTGGTTGGACTGGACCATGAGCAAAAGAACCTTGCCAGGTGTAATCAAATGGCTTGGAAAGGCCAAATTGAGCAAGTTTCGTCGAGGGGTGTTGGCTGCTGCACTAGCAGCCTTGGTATACATATTGTGGTGCTCCCGTAACTCCATTTTTTGGGAAGGAAAAGTTGTAAAAAGTGATACAATCATAGCACAAGTCAAGAATATTACAAAGAGTAGAATTTCTTGTATTTGGCCAAAAAAAAAGTGTCTAATATAGATAGAAGTTGGTTTGAAGCTTTGTAAATATTAGAGATATTTAGTTTCTCTAGTTGGAGAATGCTATAGAGTTGTACAAATTTTCTTGGAGTAATGAAAATCACCTGactcatcaaaaaaaaaatatataatatcaaaTAAAACTTGATAAGTTGaaattcaaatataaaataatttatccaATTAacatatatgtaatatttttctaaaaaaatataattcgtTTATTCACGTACGTCGTATTAGGTGGGTTGGATCCAATATAATAATTGGGTGGTCTGCTTTTTTGTTAAAGTTATTGAAGTTGTATTTTTTGCCAGTtgtttcaatttaatttttacaGTTTATTTAGATTTGACATATTGTACATATATTTCGagtaataaattaattcacagaCAAAGTTATTGTACAAGCTAACATTTTGCTAGCTAATCAATAAAGGATTCGAAATCAAATATATACATCTTGGAATATAGTAGTAAATATCATTATCATAATGATTAGAGAAATtactacatatattattttttttaactttttaaaaaaaaattacgatTTGATTGTTCCGGTggtttctaaactttctatgctgGTTGCTTCGCTAGTTTCTGTGCGGGTTgctatgtgaattttggttacgatttaatttgttttcttaGTTTATATGTGAATTTCTATAtggattataaaaataaaaaaccctaaCAGTTAATGCAGTAAGAAAAATGCCAATATATTATTCAAAACCGGCTCGGACAAAGAAGAATGTTCCTTCACTTCGAATTACGTATATTCAGAAAGATAAACAGAAAAAAGTCACCTCGCTCAATTCACTTTATTGACGAGAAGAAGAGAACACATGATTCTCCTAAGCCCAAGATGGTGAATGTTAATTTGGCTATAGTCTTCAACAGAGACAAGACATTATGGCTCGCTTAAAGTTAGAAAGCGATTAAGCTCGCTTCTAGTGGTCACCTTGGAAGGTTCGTGATCTGGACCATGTTAGGTTTTTAAAACATAACTCTATTCATAGTTCTTTTGAGATAAACTTGCTTGACTACAACGTGTTGTGACTATATCAAGACAacgattattttatatttttaaattacagGCAGCTATTTTTATTCCCGCCAATTGGATATGTGTATGAAATTGAAGAATATTCACGTTTTATAATGATAATATAAGTTAGATTGAATTGGTcgaatccaatccaatctaaatATCTAATAGTAGAACTGAGCAGAACAAATCATTACATGAAACTTTTACGCATACCGACAAACATACATTACATAAATTAACTTAAagatattagaaaaaaaaaaaacaattaataaggaaaatggGAATTGTTGTCAGTTTGTCACCAAACACCGACAACAAATCTACAATATCCCTTCAaccaaaatataatatattaagcaaaaaaaaaaaaaaaagaaaaaacacacacacattcACACAAACAAACATATAATATTATAGAAATAAAATCTTTAATCAGTTTGATGCAAGAGCACTTCATTAATCAAATCATCCAAATTTGTAGACGAGCTCCCACTTGGAGCAGTGGCTTCATGTACCAATTTCTTAAATTCCATTGCCTTAGTCTTCATTTTCTTACCTTTTTCTCCATCGAATAACTGTTTAACCAAATTTGTCACTTGATCTCTCTTTACATCACTTTCAATCTCCACCGCCACACCCCATTCATTGAATGCAAACCAACAATTGGTTTGTTGGTCAGCAAAGTATGGGTAACAAATCATAGGCACCCCACTAGTCAAGCTCTCCAGTATTGAATTCCAACCACAATGTGTCAAAAATCCTCCTATGGAGGGGTGATTTAACACATCCTCCTGTGGTGCCCAACTTATGATTAGGCTTCTGTCTTTGGTTTGGTCCAAAAACTCAGATGGTAGCCTACCTTCCCCAATTATCAAGTCTGGTCTAATCACCcacaggaaaggaacattgctATTTGCGAGACCCCAACCAATTTCAATAACTTGTTGCTCACTCAGAACCGTTATACTTCCGAAATTGACATAAATGACTGAGTTAGGCTTTTGAGTACTCAGCCATTTTATACACTCAGTTTCTTCCTTCCAAAGACTGTAGGTGACAGTGTGTAGAGAATGTTGTGGATAGTGATCGAGTAGAGGTTGGAGTGGTCCAAttggatatatttttggaagtGAAGTAGTTGAAGAAAGAACATCCAAAACATGTGGTTCCAATGCTTCAAATGTCTGAATAACAACAGCTGAAGCTTCTGAAGCCATCTCAATTGCCTCTTTTACCCAATTAAACATAATATCATTGGAATCAGTGATCCTACAAAATGTTGGTAGATCTCGAAATCGGAGACCTTTCATTCCCGGAATCCATTCCATACTTGTGTCTAGAAAATCATTCAACTCATTCTCATCTGCCACACaacaaataattattacaaaaaaagaAGCCATATATTGATCAAACTTAATTaaactatatattattagaattaCCAAGACATTTTTCAGATTTTCACATTCTATATATAAAATTCAGACTCACCTTTTAGTGGTACAATTCCTTTTTCAAGTAAAGGGCGGTAGTTGGCCATGCCCATTACAGCGCATGCAGCAACTGTGAAAAACTGAACCACAGGAAGTCGAAGCTGTTGAGCTGCCTTAATAGCAAAAGTCATGACTCCATCACTAATAATGCAACTCACACGAGGAGGAACACCATCCTTGCTACTATTACTTTTAGTTTTCTCTGCAAGTTTGTTGAGGAGCTCAAGGAATGGGCCCGAAAAGTTCTTTCGAGTGGAATCACTAAGAGAAGGGATGTCTTGTGTCGAATCCTGTCCTTGATCCGAGGGCGGAAGGCCATCGGGAATCGTCTCGAACTGGAAGCTCGGTGAGGAGGAAATTGTGGAGGAGTTCTTGAGGAAGCGATTGTGGTTGAACTCAGTGTTGACAAAGGTTATGTAGAAACCCTTGTTGTGAAGTAGCTTTGCAAATTTAAGCATTGCCTTGATGTGGCTTTGACTTGGGTAAGGAATGCATACAGCATGAGGTTTACTTTCAGTACTATAACCTTCTTTTTTATCTGATGAAATTTGATCCATTATTACTCTCAATCTTCTACTCAAAATGTTGTAATCTATAGGTTATATGTTGAAGCTGTATTTATAGTGCTATATGATGAACCATATAGCATACCTAAATAGTTCTATACATAATAATACTGCACGTACACCAATATTCCAAACCAACTAGTCATAAATCTAATTCATGACTCAACAACTAGTTAAATtgcaagtaatttttttttattttgtacttttttttaaaaaaaaaaaaaaaaaagaaatttctaTTAAAATATGGcacaaagatgaaaaaatcaatacaAAGATTTACTTTGGAAAATCTGAAGAAAAACCCGGCAACCAAACCTTGGATTCATCTAGTAAGTCTGGCTAAGGAATTATTCGAGACGATGGCCCCAAGCCCTACTTTAAAGTTGTTAGTAATAACAAGTTCTCTGCGACTGAACGAATTATTAATATTGCAATTACGTACCTTACACAATAATTGGGTGCTCAAGTTATGAGTTTGAATAAGCCTGATGCAACCGTTGTTACtattatattttcgaaatagtACATGAAACAGAATATAAGTATTCTTAAGGTTAATTgtgatgttttaattttttcatctaatattattttagtatttttgtcaAACGATATAAGAATTAGGGAACAGATTATTTGATCCGTAACTTTAAATTCTAATTATAGTTGtatctttaataaaaaaatatctttattaGCTTCtagattattattttaattctaattatctAACTACtataatactttaattttttaaaaaatatggttTTGGAATTATCATTGTCCCTTGATTCtcaaatattaaaaacaaatagaaaagaaaaaagaaaaaaaaaacttgtaaaagatGGGGTCCCCTTCTACTTCTAGTCTAGCTATATGCCACACCACACCCGAAAGTGTAGTGGACTCGAACCTGTTGAATTATATGAGCAATATTTAAAAGGGTAATTGAGATTATATATTCTTTATTTCCTAATTGTGTCCAAGTAGTGTATAATGAAAAGCAGAAGGCTGTGGAGGTGAATGGTGTGTAGTGCCAACCACAGAGCATAACTATTAATTAAGATTGGACGAGTGGGAATTGGTGGGAATATGGGTTGTTAGgatttataaaatactttagaaatatatatatcacaaatttaaatatatttctaaaagtattttaataatcattaaaacatttgctaaattaaagaagaagatgataaaagattaacggaagcactaacctaaagtcattgttggagattgcagagaaaGTGAGGATCTTCCAGGAATACActatatttctaaaatattttctttgatagggaaggagagaatacagaaactCTAATGTTTCTtagggaccactacctatttataaagggaaatttgaaaaaatatgcatAAAATACCCTAAAATTTTATACCTAAACtaatacattttaaaatttaaaaaatatgaccACTTTTtaataaacccaaaaataccctaCTCATTTTCAaacctcaactctctctcttcctctatcTCTCTCGGTTCTCTCTCAACATCTCACCCTCACCAAAACCGAACCTACCCCTCACCGCCTACATAGACCACCTACACAGACGACCACCGTGAGACCCAACTACCTCCGAGATGTTAGAGGTAAGCATTcaacccattttttttttatttttgtcattgtttttttttttgggtgatTTACGATGGGCAATGTTGTCAAAGGAATAAATTGAATGATTAATGTTTGTTTTCTGTGAGTAGATGTTAGATTTAGGGTTGAAAATGGTCAGATTTGAGTTTGggcaaaaaactagtttttttgtCAGGCCCGATGGTGGTCCGATAGTGGTTTGATGCCTTCTTGTTGTTAAAATGACTAAAGGTTGAAGGCGAAGGTCTAGGAATGTCAATGGGGCgagtcggatctgatccgactcTGATCCGACCTGATCTAGATCATGTACGGATctgccccgccccgccccgctGGATCAGATACTCagatcggatctgatccgacccgCTTTATACGGATTGGATCTGATCcgacccaattttttttttttttaaaaaaattattttatatctaaatttataattttttttccaaaatttatttgtttaagaactaataatgcatcatttttttttcttatatatttttattttatttgtcaaaatcaataaaaaaaaaatatatcaaattcttatcacataaaaatgtaattttactataaaaaatttaccaaattttagaaattctactaatataatcatcaataataatgtagtatgatgattacatgaaataaatctcctctaaaaaatacatgaaattaACTATAACTTTTTATATGTTGTTCTTCTAGTCTTCAAGATTTACTGTGTACGGCTCCTGCAAAAGaataaatatgttaataataaaagtataatttaatttataaattttaaaaataaaaacaattacCATATTCGGATCTACATCATTATCTTGATCATTTACGGTAATTAGTTTAGTTTTTGtgcctataaaaaaaattattaaaataatataataaagcaactattaattaatgtataaacttatatgataaataaataattatacctTGTTTGTCAATTGCCAACCAACTTTGAGTACAGACCAATGCCTCCACAGTAGTATGATGAAGTCTTGCTCGATGTGGACTCATGTGTCTACCACCAGTACTGAATGAGGACTCTGAAGCAACAGTGCTAACCGGCACAGCAAATATGTCTCTGGCAATTATGTTCAACACAGGATATTTAGATCCTGTTATCTTCCAATAGCTGCATATATCAAAGAATTCATCAGTCATGGGTAACACTTGGTCATCTAAATAGAGAT includes:
- the LOC115700736 gene encoding 7-deoxyloganetin glucosyltransferase-like, translated to MDQISSDKKEGYSTESKPHAVCIPYPSQSHIKAMLKFAKLLHNKGFYITFVNTEFNHNRFLKNSSTISSSPSFQFETIPDGLPPSDQGQDSTQDIPSLSDSTRKNFSGPFLELLNKLAEKTKSNSSKDGVPPRVSCIISDGVMTFAIKAAQQLRLPVVQFFTVAACAVMGMANYRPLLEKGIVPLKDENELNDFLDTSMEWIPGMKGLRFRDLPTFCRITDSNDIMFNWVKEAIEMASEASAVVIQTFEALEPHVLDVLSSTTSLPKIYPIGPLQPLLDHYPQHSLHTVTYSLWKEETECIKWLSTQKPNSVIYVNFGSITVLSEQQVIEIGWGLANSNVPFLWVIRPDLIIGEGRLPSEFLDQTKDRSLIISWAPQEDVLNHPSIGGFLTHCGWNSILESLTSGVPMICYPYFADQQTNCWFAFNEWGVAVEIESDVKRDQVTNLVKQLFDGEKGKKMKTKAMEFKKLVHEATAPSGSSSTNLDDLINEVLLHQTD